Below is a genomic region from Desulfobacter sp..
TAAGGCGTTTGGCGGTCTTGGGCCTGAAGGGTGATAAAGTCGATGTCTGCAAGGCGCAGGGTCATGGTTTCAGGTTTTCATCCCCTTGAAATATGGGTTTCCCAGCCCTTGTCATGGTGCAGATCCTTGCCGTAGTTGATCCTGCTGCCCACATCCGAAATAATGATGTCCGGGCTTGGGATATGATTGAGTTTTAATATTTTGATTGTCGATTCAAGGGTTCTGCCGGTGGCCACCCCAAATCCGATCCGATCTTTGTGGATGGCTATCATTTTGATCAGCTGATCCAGCGCTTCAGGGTTTCCGCCCAAAAGGGTATTGTCAATGTCGGTGATGATCATATGGCTTAAATTGGAAAGCCTGCGCCCGATACTGTGTTTCGGGGTCCTGACACTCAGAGAAGAGGCTTCAAAATTTTTGGAGACCTTTTGTATGGCATTCATATAGGTGGCCCCATGGGTTTCCCAGGTATACATCTTCCGGGTTTTCAGGATGCCGTTTTTGGAAAATTCATTCCAGAGGTCTGGGGTAGCAATGATTTTTCTAATGGCCTCTGAAATGGCGGCATCATCTTTGGGGTCCACCAGAATACCCCCGCTGCAATTGGCCACAATATCCTTGGGCCCGCCGTCACAGGTGGCCACAATGGGCAGCCCGCAGGCCAGAGATTCCAGCAGGGTCAAGCCAAAGGGTTCGGTCAGGGCCGGGTTGACAAACACCCCTTTTTTCTGGGCGGCGATTCTGTATAGTTCCGGGACCTCATGCTCGAAATTATGGGTTTTGGGAATGGCCATTTTTCCGTAAAGATTATACTTGTCCATGAGCAAGAGCATCCGGGTGAGCACATCCCGTTCATTGTCTTCCATCTTGGAGATATCCTTGCGGATTCCTGCAAATACGGCCAGATTGGCCATGGCCTGGAGATCGTTGTCCTTGCCGAAAGCCCGGACAAAACCTGCGATATTTTTTCTCTTATCCGGTCGGCTGAGCACCAGGATCATGGGTTTGTCAGGGAATTGGAAAAACCGGTTCAGCTCTTGTTTGAGGGATGACCTGGCAAACAGGGCCTCTTCTTTTTCTACTGTGGATTCAAAGGTATCATGGGTATAGGGATAGAATTTATCAATGCCGATGCCTGGGGGGATGACCTTGTATGAGGATAGGGCCCGGCTCTGGTAAAGGCCGTACTGACCTTCTATTTCCTGGGTGGTGCTGGTGATGACAAGATCGGCATACTTGAGTATGGTCTCTTCGGTTTCAATGCGATGGTCAATTTTGAGCATTCGGTTCATCTCTTTTGTGTCCATGCCTTCATCAATCAGCCTTGCTTTTTTGGACCGGCCCAGAGAATGGCCCGTGTATAAAAAAGGGACCCCAAAAAACTGGGAAAGCTCCATGGCCACATATCCTGCATCTGGATAATGCCCATGGACAATGTCCGGAACCTGTTTTTCCTGTTGAATAAATTTGACGGTTTTATCGACAAATTCATTTAAATGGGGCCATAGCAGTTCCTTGCGTATGTATTTGCGCTCCCCGCACTGGATTCTGACGATCCTGAATTTTTCATTTATGTTTTCAATGGGCTGGCTGTAGTCCGGGGAATAGGATTTATCGCTGATGAGCCGGGTAAAAAGATCCACTTTTTCCACATCCGGGTGGGAGGAGAGGGTGCGGCACAATTCTACCACATACCGGATTTGACCTCCGGTATCGGCATCATATCCCAGTTCAAGATCATGACCCCGCAGCAGACCGTGGATGCTGAACATCTGTATATAGGGTTTATTCATGGGAAAACCTTGGTAAATAGGTGGCATAAATTTTGGAATCCAGGGGCAAAGCGCCTTGAATTTCGCAGATTTGCCCTGCAAATTTTTAGGCCATGGCCATGGCTTTTTTGGGGTCAATCTTTGAAAGGCCAGCTGCGGCAGCCATGGCGGCATAGGCATCTCCAGCCCCGACCGTATCGGCAATTGAAATATTTTTTGAGGTCTGTGAATCAGAATGAACCGCGCCTTTTTTGGATACCCAAAGGCTTCCCTTTTCCCCCAGGGTAAGAATTACGCGTTTGGGCCCTTTTTCAAGCAGGCGGGCTGCCCGCTGTTCCAGTCCCATCCCCTGGTCTGGCACCAGCAGGCAAAGCTCTTCAAGGCTGAGTTTGAGGATGTCCGAAGCCCTGATGCTGAATGCGATTGTTTTTTTGGAATAACACCCGGGCCGAAGGTTGATGTCGCAAAAGGTTTGGGTTTCAGGGGGCAGGTGGTCAAGAACGGATTTTACAAGGCTGTGTCCATGGGGGGGTCGTTGAATCAAGGTGCCGAAATAAAAGAGTGCAGGACCTGATTCACTCAGGGCCTTTAGTCGGTGGTCAAAGACGATATGATCATAGGCCGTGTTTTGGGCAATGCAAAATTCATGTGACCCGTCCACGTCCATGACAACCTTTACCCTGCCGGTGGGAAAGAGAGTATCCCTTTGAATATCGCCCGGATCAAACCGGGCGGCCTCAACGGCCTCTATGGCATTTGAACCCAAGTCATCTTGTCCCACTCTCGAGATAAACCGGACATCAAATCCCAGTTTTTTAAGGTGAAAGGCAAAATTAAAGGGTGCGCCGCCGATGCGCCGATCGTCCAAAAACAGGTCGAACAGGATTTCTCCGATTACCAGAATCATAAAATGGCTGCCTTGCCTTTGTCGGGAATTGTGTTCCCAAAGGTTTTGTATTGAAGATCATCTCTAATTCTTTGTTTTTCGACTCTTTTTTTTGCGGCAGAAAATTTAAATTTTCCTGCGACCTGAATTCAAATTCTGATGATTAGAGATATCCTGGAGTAAGAATAAAATGAGCTGAACAAATTAATTATAGCCCAACCGGTTTGATCAGGTCAAGGAGTTGCTTTCTTCCCTTGGCCATGGTCTGATACCCCGAAGATGGAAACACAGATCTAAAAAGGAGGCAATATGAACCGAAAAAGGAGGCATGCCTGGTCTGCCAAAATTGTGGTTTTAACCATTGCAGCTGTCATAGCCTTGGCCGGCATCGGGTGCACCTTGGCGGATAAGAACACAAAAGAAACCCGGGTGAGAATTACCTCAAAGAATTTTAAAAAAATCAGCGGGGTGCAGTGGGTTTTAAGGCAAATGATTGAAAACGGAAAAACAGTTGATCTAAAAGGGGAGGAGCCTGCATTTGTTCAATTTCAACTGGATGGCAAACTCAGCGGGTTTGCCTCGGTCAACCGGTTTTTCGGCCAACTGGACATTGATGAAAAAGGGAGGCTTGAGTTTTCCAAATTCGGCAGCACCAGGATGGCAGGCCCTGAAGAATTGATGGACCAGGAAGATCGATTTTTAGAGATTTTTCAAAAATCAAACCGTATTTTTTTCTAAGGAATTTATCTCTATGCCCAGTCCAAAGACACCAATACCGAGCTGGTCTTTTATCTGCCGGTTGACTAGACAATCCGCATATTTCACGAATCGATTTTGACCCGGTTTTTTCAAATTGCTAGGAAATCGTCGGGATAAGGATGGCTGACAGGGTCATCGCATGTAACTTTTATTAAGATTCGTCCTTACCCGGCTGGAATAGGTGAGGGGATTCCGTTAAATCTTAAGCGGTCGTCCTGACCGCTTAAGAAGCGGAAATGATCGGACCTATGCCGTCCTGGCGGGCCGCTCATTTACGCCACTCCACCCCCTTCACCCTATCCCAGCCTGGCTCTCCTGGCTTGCTATAGTATATGAGCATCGAACAAAATTTTCCTAGACATCGCTGCACAGATACGATATATATAGCAATAAACACAAGGAGTTGCCAATGAACGAAAAAAAATCTCTTGAAACTTTTTTTGACAATATTCAGGACCCCAGACACCACAATAAGCTTCATAATTTAATTGATGTCGTCATCATCGCAATTTGTGCGGTAGTTGCTGGCGCAGACACTTATGAGCAAATTGAAAACTTTGGCAAAAAGAGAAAAAGGTGGTTGTCAAAATTTCTAAGCCTTCCCCATGGGATACCCTCCCATGACACCTTTGGCAGAATTTTTGAAAGGATGAACCCGAATGAATTTCAGAGCAGTTTTATGCACTGGGTTCAGTCGGTTGCAAAGATGACCAAAGGTCAAGTCATTGCAATCGACGGCAAAACTCTAAGGCGTTCACACGATACCTCCAATGATAAGAAAGCCATTCATATGATCAGTTCGTGGGCTTCGTCTAATAAAGTGGTTTTAGGGCAATTAAAAACCGAAGAAAAATCAAATGAAATTACGGCCATTCCAAATCTTTTAAAACTTTTAGATATCTCGGGCTGCATTATAACCATTGATGCCATGGGCACTCAAAAGAAAATCGCTGAAACCATAATAAACAAAGGGTGTGACTATGTCCTTGCCCTGAAAGAAAATCATAAAACCTTGCATGATGAAGCGGTACTTTTTTTCAATAAAATGGAAGAAATGAAAAATCAGGGGTACCAGTTTAATGAACAGACCAGTGTTGACGGAGGGCACGGTCGAGTCGAAACGCGCAGGGCTGTGATAACCTCTGATATTGATTGGTTTGAAGATAAAAAAAGTTGGAAAGGTTTGAAAAGTATTGGAATGATTGAATCCACCCGGGAAATGGACGGCCAGATCAGTCATGAAAAGCGATATTATATATCGAGCCTGGATAGCGACCCCAATATTTTTGGTAATGCTGTCAGGAGGCATTGGGGAATTGAAAATTCAGTGCATTGGGTATTGGATATTGCGTTCCGTGAAGACGAAAGCAGAGTCAGAAAGGGGAACTCTCCTGAGAATTTTGCAGCGATTCGGCACATTGCATTAAATTTATTACGGAACAATAAGACATTTAAAGGGAGTGTAAAAACCAAAAGGTTGAATGCTGCTATGGATATCAAATATCTGAAGGAAGTTATGTTTGGATGATACTTGAACCAATCAAAATTATAGAGGACGTTCAAAATTCTGTGTCAGTTGAATGAAAGCTGATATACTCAGCTAAATAAGGAGAACTGACATGACCGAAGAAAACACCGAATTTGATTTTCAAAAAGCCCTTAAAGGCATCCAGGAAGGTAAACCCTTCACAGGTAAGGGCGGCGTCCTTACA
It encodes:
- a CDS encoding ISAs1 family transposase; its protein translation is MNEKKSLETFFDNIQDPRHHNKLHNLIDVVIIAICAVVAGADTYEQIENFGKKRKRWLSKFLSLPHGIPSHDTFGRIFERMNPNEFQSSFMHWVQSVAKMTKGQVIAIDGKTLRRSHDTSNDKKAIHMISSWASSNKVVLGQLKTEEKSNEITAIPNLLKLLDISGCIITIDAMGTQKKIAETIINKGCDYVLALKENHKTLHDEAVLFFNKMEEMKNQGYQFNEQTSVDGGHGRVETRRAVITSDIDWFEDKKSWKGLKSIGMIESTREMDGQISHEKRYYISSLDSDPNIFGNAVRRHWGIENSVHWVLDIAFREDESRVRKGNSPENFAAIRHIALNLLRNNKTFKGSVKTKRLNAAMDIKYLKEVMFG
- a CDS encoding META domain-containing protein, which encodes MNRKRRHAWSAKIVVLTIAAVIALAGIGCTLADKNTKETRVRITSKNFKKISGVQWVLRQMIENGKTVDLKGEEPAFVQFQLDGKLSGFASVNRFFGQLDIDEKGRLEFSKFGSTRMAGPEELMDQEDRFLEIFQKSNRIFF